The Ferrovibrio sp. MS7 sequence ATCGATCAGATCGTGTGGCAGCGCATGCTCGGCCTGTTCGCCGGCTCCGACTCGGTCACGGCCGCGCTTGTTGTCGGTGCCTTCCTGCTCGGCCTCGGGCTTGGCAGCCTCGCCGCGGGTTTCGTCACCGACCGCTTCTCGATGCGCGCGGCATTGATCGGTTTCGTGCTGTGCGAAATCGGCATCGGCGTGTTTGCTTTGCTCAGCCGCGCCTTCCTCTATGATTTCGTGGTGCAGGTGATCGGCCCGTTGGTGCCGAACCGCTGGGGCATCTTCGCCGTCTGCTTCGGCGGCATTCTGATTCCCACCGTGCTGATGGGCGCCTCGCTGCCGCTGCTGGCGAAGGCGGCGATCACCAGCCTGGCCGATGCCGCGCCGCGCATCGGCTGGCTCTATGGCCTCAACACGCTGGGCGCCGGCCTCGGCGCGCTGCTCGGCGGCTGGTGGCTGATCGGCACGCTGGGCTACGAGAACAGCTTGCGTGTTGCTGCCGCCTTCAACATTGCCGCCGCCCTGATCGGCCTGATCCTGTGGCGCGGTGAGGGTGTGGCGGCACAGCCGAAGGCGGAAGCGCAGCCCAGCACCCCGCAGGCGACCACCGGCTTCAGCTTTATCACCTGGGCGGTGCTGGTATTCGTTTCCGGCTTCGCCATCGTGGCGCTGGAAATCCTCTGGGTGCGGGTTGCCGGCGTCATTGCGCAATACACCGCCTACAGCTTCGCCACCATTCTCGGCTCCTTCCTGCTCGCCGATGGCCTCGGCATGGTGATCGGCGCGCAATGGGTGCGGCGCCTGCGCGATACCCGCGCCGCCTTCTTCGCGGTGCAGGCGCTGGCCACGCTCTACGCGCTGGCCTCGATCTATGTCGTCTACTGGCTGGCCGGCGCCGATTGGTGGGAAAGCCTGCTGGCGGCGGAAACCACGCGGCATTACGGCCAGCCGCTGGCCGCCGCGCTGTTGGTCACCGTGCTGCTGGTGGCGCCGCCCTCGCTGCTGCTCGGCATTTCCTTCCCGCTGGCGCAGCAGGCAGTGCAGACCGACCTGAGCCAGCTTGGCTGGCGCGTCGCTGCCGTGCAGGTGGCGAATATCCTCGGCAATGCGGCCGGCTCGCTCGTCACCGGGCTTGCGGCCCTGCATTGGCTTGGCACTGCCGGCACGCTGAAGCTGATCGCGCTGCTGGCTGTTATCCTGCTGCTATTCTGGTGCCTCACGGCCTGGCGTGAACGCCAGCCGGAAGCCTGGCGCGGTGCCGGTGCCCTGGCCGCCGTGCTGATGGCCGTGGTGGTGCTGTTTCCGGCCAATGGCACGTTCTGGGCGCGGCTGCATCAGGCGGCAGAGGAGCATGAAATCCTGGTGGCGGAGGATCGCTCCGGCCTGGCGCTGTTCCGCCTGAACGACGATGGCGCCGCCTCGCCTTTCTTCATCCAGGGCTTCACCCAGTCGAAATGGCCCTTCATGGTCGAGCATGCCTTCCTCGGCGCGGTCGGGCCGCTGCTGCATCCCGATCCCAAGGATGTGCTGGTGATCGGCTCGGGCAGTGGCGGCACGCCGTTTGCCGCCGGGGTCAATCCCGCCACCGAGCGCGTGCGCGTGGTCGAACTGGTCGGCCCGGTCTTTCAGGTGCTGCGCGACTTCGCCGCCCGCGAACCGGATTCGGCGATTGCCAGCCTGCTCAAGGACCCGCGCTATGAATTCGTGGTCGGCGATGGCCGCCGCGCCATCTTCGCCACCGAGCGGCGCTACGATGTGATCCAGGCCGATGCGATCCTGCCGGAATCCTCCCATAGCGGCCTGCTCTATTCGCGCGAATTCATGGCCCTGGTGCTCGACGCGCTGGATGAGGACGGCATCTATGTGCAATGGGGACCGACGGCGCGCAGCGTCGCGACGTTTGCCGCCGTTTTTCCGCAGGTGGCGATGCTGCAGCCCTTCCCGGTGCTGATCGGCTCGCGTGTGCCGCTCACCCTGGATCATGACAGGCTCAGGGCGGTGTTCGGTTCGGAGGTGGCACGGCGTTATTTCGCCGCCGCCGGCATCGATACCGCCACCGCCGAGCGGCTGTTCCACGAAGCCGTGCTGCATGGCCCGGCCGTGCCAGCCGGCGCCACGCTGAATGCCGATCTGTTCCCGCGCGATGAGTATTACATCAACAACCGCCTCGGCGCCGCGACGGTGAAGCGCGGCTCGTAGCTGTAACTGCCTCGCACTAGCCGGAAGCGGAAGGCTGCGCTAGCTTATACGCATGCCTGACCGTCAACGTACCCTGCTGCTCACCGGCGCCAGCCGCGGCATCGGCCATGCCACCGTCAAGCGCTTCAGCGCTGCCGGCTGGAAGGTCCTTACCGTGTCGCGCCAGCCGTTTTCCGAACATTGCCCCTGGGAGGGCGGTGCCGAAAGCCATGTGCAGATGGATCTGGCGGATATTGCCAAGCTGCCCGCCGCCATCGAGGAACTGCGTGCCCGCTTGCCCGGCGGCAAGCTCGATGCCCTGGTGAACAACGCGGCGATCTCGCCGAAAGGTCCGGGCGGCGCGCGGCTGGGGGTGCTCGATACCGACCTCACCACCCTGCAGCATGTCTATAATGTGAACCTGTTCTCGGTGATGCTGCTGGCGCGCGGCTTTTTCGAGGAACTCAAGGCAGCGCAGGGTTCCATCGTCAATGTCACCTCCAT is a genomic window containing:
- a CDS encoding SDR family NAD(P)-dependent oxidoreductase; amino-acid sequence: MPDRQRTLLLTGASRGIGHATVKRFSAAGWKVLTVSRQPFSEHCPWEGGAESHVQMDLADIAKLPAAIEELRARLPGGKLDALVNNAAISPKGPGGARLGVLDTDLTTLQHVYNVNLFSVMLLARGFFEELKAAQGSIVNVTSIAGSRVHPFAGMAYATSKAALAALTREMASDFGPHGVRVNAIAPGEIDTSILSPGTDEIVRREIPMHRLGKPEEVASTIYFLCTPTSSYVNGAEIHINGGQHV
- a CDS encoding spermidine synthase, producing MPQAVSADKSRAFAFLCLCVAFFLSGFAALIDQIVWQRMLGLFAGSDSVTAALVVGAFLLGLGLGSLAAGFVTDRFSMRAALIGFVLCEIGIGVFALLSRAFLYDFVVQVIGPLVPNRWGIFAVCFGGILIPTVLMGASLPLLAKAAITSLADAAPRIGWLYGLNTLGAGLGALLGGWWLIGTLGYENSLRVAAAFNIAAALIGLILWRGEGVAAQPKAEAQPSTPQATTGFSFITWAVLVFVSGFAIVALEILWVRVAGVIAQYTAYSFATILGSFLLADGLGMVIGAQWVRRLRDTRAAFFAVQALATLYALASIYVVYWLAGADWWESLLAAETTRHYGQPLAAALLVTVLLVAPPSLLLGISFPLAQQAVQTDLSQLGWRVAAVQVANILGNAAGSLVTGLAALHWLGTAGTLKLIALLAVILLLFWCLTAWRERQPEAWRGAGALAAVLMAVVVLFPANGTFWARLHQAAEEHEILVAEDRSGLALFRLNDDGAASPFFIQGFTQSKWPFMVEHAFLGAVGPLLHPDPKDVLVIGSGSGGTPFAAGVNPATERVRVVELVGPVFQVLRDFAAREPDSAIASLLKDPRYEFVVGDGRRAIFATERRYDVIQADAILPESSHSGLLYSREFMALVLDALDEDGIYVQWGPTARSVATFAAVFPQVAMLQPFPVLIGSRVPLTLDHDRLRAVFGSEVARRYFAAAGIDTATAERLFHEAVLHGPAVPAGATLNADLFPRDEYYINNRLGAATVKRGS